In Deltaproteobacteria bacterium, the sequence GTGGTTCATGGGCGAGCCCATCGGCACGCGACCACTGCTGACGCTCGGCGTGTTGCTCACGCTCGCGTCGATCCAGTTCGTCGGCACCGGTCTGGTCGCCGAGCTGCTGGTGCGCACGACCATCACCAACCGCGAGATCGTCTCGGTGCGCGAGTCGCCACCGCGCTCGCCCGTGCTCGCGCAGCACGGACGGCCGCCCGCCGTCCTGGCGCCGCCGCCCGGCCCCGCCGCCGCGCTCGCGCCGTCCGAGGCCTCCGGCCCGGCCCATGCGGGCGGTGGCGAAGCGCCATCGAGCTCGGGGCGACCGCCGTGAAGACGCTGGTGCAGCGGGTGAGCGAGGCGTCGGTCGAGGTCGACGGTGAGATCGTCGGTCGCATCGGCCGCGGGCTGGTGGCCTACGTGGGCGTCGAGCCAGGCGACGTCGAGGCCGACGCCCTGACCACCGCGCGCAAGCTCGCCGAGATGCGCGTGTTCCCGGGCCGCACCCCGATGGACCTCGACGTCCGCGAGGTCCAGGGCGCACTGCTGGTGATCAGCCAGTTCACCCTGATGGCGTCGCTGCGCCGCGGTCGGCGGCCGAGCTTCGAGGGGGCCGCGACACCCGAGCTGGCGCGAACGCTCTACGAGCGCGTGTGCAGTGCGCTGCGCGATGCGGGGCTCGAGGTGCAGCAGGGCCGATTCGCGGCCCACATGATCGTGCGGCAGGTCGGCGATGGGCCGGTATCGATTCCCTTTGCGACCCACGATGGCGCGCTGTTGTGAGCGACGACTTGCCCGAAGGATCGAGCATCGAGATCGATGGTGCGAAGGTGATGCACTGCGCTTGCGACCTCGGTGAACTCGGGTACCTTGGCTACGATGCGGACGGTATGTGTACTCGCGTTGGTGTGTGCGTGTGCGACCTCGGATCGCGGGCCGGAGGCCGACGAGCTCGAGGCAACGCTGCGTGCGGGGTTCTTCCCGTCGCCGGCCAACTACCCCGGCAACGGTGACATCGCCGTGTACGAGGGGGCCTCGACGGCGAGCGAGGAGTGCCTCATCTACACCACCGTCGGCACCGAGGTGCACCAGGGCCCCGCCACCGGGCCGGTGATCGCACAGGTGGTCGGCAACACCATCCTCGATGCGAACGGCGTGACGCTGTGCACGCGCGACGGCAACGAGCTGGTGGAGCGGGTCCGCATCGGCGCGCAGGAGACCGACGAAGTGTTGTTCACCGTCATCGGCCGCTGGGTCTTCGAAGGCGACG encodes:
- a CDS encoding D-tyrosyl-tRNA(Tyr) deacylase codes for the protein MKTLVQRVSEASVEVDGEIVGRIGRGLVAYVGVEPGDVEADALTTARKLAEMRVFPGRTPMDLDVREVQGALLVISQFTLMASLRRGRRPSFEGAATPELARTLYERVCSALRDAGLEVQQGRFAAHMIVRQVGDGPVSIPFATHDGALL